The proteins below are encoded in one region of Pseudonocardia sp. DSM 110487:
- a CDS encoding SRPBCC family protein, giving the protein MPGAASRALGGVRAMAETTTKKVKEAAPTDALRDAGQQLLALLVQRAAEAATERVTGLSERLSGVAEQGLGLREALNSNGNNRGGGGGSVAGLLSRGVGAVADLGARKGLGALKEKVQSAVGSVGGAGQKLKVTVISEDLEVGLPLRTTYDLWTRFADFPSFMKKVERVEQTDDVTTTWTAQVLWSHRTWESTIVEQVPDSHIVWRSEGAKGRVDGAVTFTELGPNLTRVLLVLEYHPQGLFEHTGNLWRAQGRRARLEFQHFRRHAMRHVLIHQDDVEGWRGEIRDGEVVRTHEEAIEEERREQEEYEEYDEAEEPDESDEVQSDDEGPDDEYYADDEFTDEEKSADEELEEPVPASRARRPAAANSTERGK; this is encoded by the coding sequence GTGCCGGGAGCCGCAAGCCGCGCGCTCGGCGGGGTGAGGGCGATGGCTGAAACGACGACCAAGAAGGTCAAGGAGGCCGCGCCGACCGACGCGCTGCGCGATGCCGGGCAGCAGTTGCTGGCGCTGCTGGTACAGCGGGCGGCCGAGGCCGCGACGGAGCGCGTGACCGGTCTGTCGGAGCGCCTGAGCGGGGTTGCGGAACAGGGCCTGGGGTTGCGCGAGGCGCTGAACTCCAACGGGAACAACCGCGGTGGCGGCGGTGGCTCCGTCGCCGGGCTGCTGTCCCGCGGGGTCGGTGCGGTCGCGGACCTCGGTGCCCGGAAGGGGCTCGGGGCACTCAAGGAGAAGGTGCAGAGTGCGGTCGGGTCCGTCGGCGGCGCGGGCCAGAAGCTCAAGGTCACGGTGATCAGCGAGGATCTGGAAGTCGGCCTGCCGCTGCGCACCACCTACGACCTGTGGACGCGGTTCGCCGACTTCCCCAGCTTCATGAAGAAGGTGGAAAGGGTCGAGCAGACCGACGACGTGACGACCACATGGACGGCGCAGGTGCTGTGGTCGCACCGCACCTGGGAGTCGACCATCGTCGAGCAGGTGCCGGATTCGCACATCGTGTGGCGGTCGGAGGGGGCGAAGGGGCGCGTCGACGGCGCGGTGACCTTCACCGAGCTCGGACCCAACCTCACCCGGGTGCTGCTGGTGCTCGAGTACCACCCGCAGGGGCTGTTCGAGCACACCGGAAACCTCTGGCGGGCCCAGGGTAGGCGGGCCCGGCTGGAGTTCCAGCACTTCCGCAGGCACGCGATGAGGCACGTGTTGATCCATCAGGACGACGTCGAGGGTTGGCGTGGCGAGATCCGCGACGGTGAAGTGGTCAGGACTCACGAGGAGGCGATCGAGGAAGAGCGCCGCGAGCAGGAGGAATACGAGGAATACGACGAGGCCGAAGAGCCCGACGAATCCGACGAGGTCCAGTCCGACGATGAGGGGCCGGACGACGAGTATTACGCCGACGACGAATTCACCGATGAGGAGAAATCCGCCGACGAGGAGCTCGAAGAGCCGGTACCGGCTTCACGAGCACGTCGGCCGGCCGCGGCGAATTCGACGGAACGGGGGAAGTAG
- the gvpJ gene encoding gas vesicle protein GvpJ encodes MTTSVPAGGGGGVERPSPTGLADVIDTILDKGLVIDAYVRVSLVGIELLTIDARIVVASVDTYLRFADAVNRLDISETEHKGLPELMEDVNRTGSRSKAKGAIEAAGDALRDFLGEDEREPARRRGEGR; translated from the coding sequence ATGACCACATCCGTACCGGCAGGAGGCGGCGGTGGCGTCGAGCGACCGTCGCCCACTGGTCTGGCCGACGTCATCGACACGATTCTCGACAAGGGCCTGGTGATCGATGCCTACGTGCGTGTCTCGCTGGTCGGGATCGAGCTGCTGACGATCGACGCAAGGATCGTCGTGGCGAGTGTCGATACCTACCTGCGTTTCGCGGATGCGGTGAACCGGCTCGACATCTCGGAGACGGAGCACAAGGGCCTCCCTGAGCTCATGGAGGACGTCAACCGCACGGGATCGCGGAGCAAGGCGAAGGGGGCCATCGAGGCGGCCGGTGACGCGCTGCGCGATTTCCTCGGTGAGGACGAGCGGGAGCCGGCGCGCCGGCGGGGGGAGGGACGCTGA
- a CDS encoding GvpL/GvpF family gas vesicle protein, with product MSAGLGHREEQNVQQGEKVVYVYGIVPADVEVEPDVRGVGDPPDEVTIIRKGQIAALVSCVSPDKPLGTPEDLAAHAQLLDATAADAPVLPLRFGAVLTDERAVQEELLGEHHDAFKSALDQLEGRAEFIVKGRYEHDAVLREVVDESDDLAQLREQIGGQPEEATRNARIALGEAVYNAIEAKRERDTAKLTNALTGTVVEVNVRPATHEEDAVHLACLVETDRQGEFQSAVDEIAREWDGRIEMRVRGPLAPYDFVVTQTPGE from the coding sequence ATGTCTGCCGGGCTCGGTCACCGCGAGGAACAGAACGTGCAGCAGGGCGAGAAGGTCGTGTACGTGTACGGCATCGTCCCGGCCGACGTCGAGGTCGAGCCGGACGTACGCGGCGTGGGCGATCCCCCTGACGAGGTCACGATCATCCGAAAGGGACAGATCGCGGCACTGGTGAGCTGTGTGTCACCGGACAAGCCGCTGGGCACGCCGGAGGACCTGGCAGCGCACGCGCAGCTCCTCGACGCGACAGCGGCGGACGCACCGGTCCTCCCTCTGCGGTTCGGGGCGGTGCTCACGGACGAGCGGGCTGTCCAGGAAGAGCTCCTCGGCGAGCACCACGACGCGTTCAAGAGCGCGCTGGATCAGCTCGAGGGACGCGCCGAGTTCATCGTCAAGGGGCGCTACGAACACGACGCGGTTCTGCGCGAGGTCGTGGACGAATCCGACGACCTGGCGCAGCTGCGCGAGCAGATCGGCGGCCAGCCGGAGGAGGCGACCCGGAACGCCCGGATCGCGCTCGGCGAGGCCGTGTACAACGCGATCGAGGCGAAACGCGAGCGCGACACGGCGAAGCTGACGAACGCTCTCACGGGGACCGTCGTGGAGGTCAACGTGCGTCCAGCGACGCACGAGGAGGACGCCGTCCACCTCGCCTGCCTTGTCGAAACCGATCGCCAGGGCGAATTCCAGAGCGCGGTCGACGAGATCGCTCGGGAGTGGGATGGCCGAATCGAGATGCGCGTGCGCGGGCCCCTCGCTCCCTACGACTTCGTGGTCACGCAGACGCCCGGGGAGTGA
- a CDS encoding gas vesicle protein GvpG — MGLLSFVFGLPFAPVRALISLAEVIQERVEQELHDPAVARRELEQVEEASARGELSPDAVAEAEYRVTGRMTQQSTAGAMAAESEHER, encoded by the coding sequence ATGGGTTTGCTGTCGTTCGTGTTCGGTCTGCCGTTCGCGCCGGTCCGTGCGCTGATCTCGCTGGCAGAGGTCATTCAGGAGCGGGTCGAGCAGGAGCTGCACGACCCGGCCGTCGCCCGGCGAGAGCTCGAGCAGGTCGAGGAGGCGAGCGCGCGTGGCGAGCTCTCGCCGGACGCGGTCGCCGAGGCCGAGTACCGGGTGACCGGTCGGATGACACAGCAAAGTACGGCCGGCGCGATGGCGGCGGAGAGCGAACATGAACGCTGA
- the gvpO gene encoding gas vesicle protein GvpO gives MKAERSRSQDRDDRPSRVRSEESEPALAANEIGAIALGRVRELISREPVAATAVEPSDDGWVVDVEVIEERRIPSSSDMLALYEVELDPGGELIAYRRTKRYARGSAINGRNGAS, from the coding sequence ATGAAGGCTGAGCGGAGCAGGAGTCAGGATCGCGATGACCGGCCGAGCCGGGTTCGGTCCGAGGAGTCGGAGCCGGCGCTCGCAGCCAACGAGATCGGTGCCATCGCGCTGGGGCGCGTGCGCGAACTGATCTCGAGGGAGCCGGTCGCCGCCACGGCCGTCGAACCGTCCGACGACGGGTGGGTGGTCGACGTGGAGGTGATCGAGGAACGGCGGATCCCGTCGTCGTCGGACATGCTCGCGTTGTACGAGGTCGAGCTCGACCCCGGCGGCGAGCTGATCGCTTACCGCAGGACGAAGCGGTACGCGCGGGGCAGCGCGATCAACGGACGAAACGGGGCATCGTGA
- a CDS encoding gas vesicle protein encodes MSQPHGSPGHQPANVGDILERVLDKGLVIAGDIQVNLLDIELLTIKLRLVVASLETAREVGIDWWEHDPWLTGRDGKLERENRELRARVAELEQSTRSDRSLEAGEPSGASDDA; translated from the coding sequence ATGAGCCAGCCGCACGGCTCGCCCGGGCATCAACCCGCCAACGTCGGCGACATCCTCGAACGGGTCCTGGACAAGGGACTGGTCATCGCCGGCGATATCCAGGTGAACCTGCTGGACATCGAGCTGCTCACGATCAAGCTCCGGCTGGTTGTCGCGTCCCTCGAGACGGCGCGTGAAGTCGGGATCGACTGGTGGGAGCACGACCCGTGGCTCACCGGCAGGGACGGGAAACTCGAGCGCGAGAACCGCGAGCTGCGCGCCCGTGTGGCGGAGCTCGAGCAGAGCACCCGATCGGATCGCTCACTCGAGGCAGGCGAACCGAGCGGGGCGAGCGATGACGCCTGA
- a CDS encoding GvpL/GvpF family gas vesicle protein, with the protein MTPDEQAVWAYAVTRSSGSGDLARDLRGLTGVDGEPVRMVHQGDLAAIVGSVDGEVFAAQALHRNFEDLDWLAGTARAHDAVVSAVARHGAMVPLRLATIFRDDERVRDMLADRWPDFDFALLQVTGRTEWGVKAYGDRAVLAGPAEPEPAAAGAGTAYLMRRKAQLSADVETERRAVGVAEHIHATLAGVATAARRHRPQDPRLSGRCEWMLLNGAYLVDDDRTDDFADVVAAQDGAHRGIRLELTGPWPPYSFAATEADG; encoded by the coding sequence ATGACGCCTGACGAGCAGGCGGTGTGGGCCTACGCGGTGACCCGGTCTTCCGGGTCCGGTGACCTCGCCCGTGACCTTCGGGGACTCACCGGGGTGGACGGAGAGCCCGTACGGATGGTGCATCAAGGAGATCTGGCCGCGATCGTCGGTTCCGTCGACGGTGAGGTGTTCGCGGCGCAGGCGCTGCACCGCAACTTCGAGGACCTCGACTGGCTCGCGGGAACGGCGCGGGCGCACGACGCGGTCGTGTCCGCGGTCGCCCGCCACGGTGCCATGGTTCCCCTGCGGCTGGCCACGATCTTCCGGGACGACGAGCGGGTCCGCGACATGCTCGCCGACCGTTGGCCGGACTTCGATTTCGCGCTGCTCCAGGTGACAGGGCGGACCGAATGGGGGGTGAAGGCGTACGGCGACCGCGCCGTTCTCGCGGGTCCGGCCGAGCCGGAGCCCGCCGCGGCCGGCGCAGGAACCGCGTACCTCATGCGGCGCAAGGCCCAGCTGTCGGCGGACGTGGAGACCGAACGCCGTGCCGTCGGCGTTGCGGAGCACATCCACGCGACCCTCGCCGGTGTCGCGACCGCGGCGCGGCGGCATCGGCCGCAGGACCCGCGCCTGTCCGGACGGTGCGAGTGGATGCTGCTCAACGGTGCCTACCTCGTCGACGACGACCGGACCGACGATTTCGCCGACGTCGTCGCTGCCCAGGACGGTGCCCACCGCGGCATCCGCCTCGAGCTGACCGGCCCGTGGCCCCCGTACTCGTTCGCGGCGACGGAGGCGGACGGATGA
- a CDS encoding gas vesicle protein, whose product MTRQPARYDDRRVALVDLLDRVLAGGVVIAGDVTIGIADVDLVRVSLRALICSVSGDERRSP is encoded by the coding sequence ATGACCCGGCAGCCCGCCCGGTACGACGATCGGCGGGTCGCGCTCGTGGATCTGCTCGATCGGGTGCTGGCCGGTGGTGTGGTCATCGCGGGGGACGTGACGATCGGGATCGCGGATGTCGACCTGGTGCGCGTCTCCCTGCGCGCGCTCATCTGTTCGGTGAGCGGTGACGAGAGGAGATCTCCGTGA
- a CDS encoding gas vesicle protein K has translation MSRPVPEHAEGDPSDRRLRLPERIDADPESVERDLACLVLTIVELVRQLMERQALRRVDEGDLTDEQIERIGATLMALDRRMTELRAHFGLDPEDLDIDLGPLGHLVSTD, from the coding sequence GTGAGTCGGCCGGTGCCGGAGCATGCCGAAGGCGATCCGTCGGACCGGCGCCTTCGGCTTCCCGAGCGGATCGACGCCGACCCCGAATCCGTGGAACGGGACCTGGCGTGCCTGGTGCTCACGATCGTCGAGCTCGTGCGCCAGCTGATGGAACGGCAGGCGCTGCGTCGGGTGGACGAGGGTGATCTCACCGACGAGCAGATCGAGCGCATCGGCGCAACGCTGATGGCCCTCGACCGGAGGATGACCGAACTGCGTGCCCACTTCGGGTTGGACCCCGAAGACCTTGACATCGATCTGGGACCGCTGGGACACCTGGTCTCGACGGACTGA
- a CDS encoding STAS domain-containing protein, whose protein sequence is MRLARHGQARVLRMRGALTCDSAAAARDAVIEQLALVPAVLVLDLSGLTFVDRAGAESLWCVGERAERADIDLRFVASGLAWMHLSTAAVHALGPVYATVEEALDRSDR, encoded by the coding sequence ATGAGGCTCGCTCGGCACGGGCAGGCCAGGGTGCTGCGCATGCGGGGAGCGCTCACCTGCGACTCCGCCGCCGCTGCGCGGGACGCGGTCATCGAGCAGCTGGCGCTGGTCCCGGCCGTCCTCGTCCTCGACCTGTCCGGGCTCACGTTCGTCGACCGGGCCGGCGCGGAGAGCCTGTGGTGCGTGGGAGAGCGCGCGGAGCGGGCGGACATCGACCTGCGGTTCGTCGCTTCCGGCCTGGCGTGGATGCATCTGTCGACCGCCGCGGTGCACGCGCTCGGACCGGTGTACGCGACCGTCGAGGAGGCGCTCGACCGGTCGGACCGGTGA
- a CDS encoding GlsB/YeaQ/YmgE family stress response membrane protein — MTITGIISALLVGIVIGALGRLVVPGKQHIPIWLTIVVGIVAAFIGTAIARALGIPTVTGGIDWLELIVQVVVAAIGVALVAGMYGRRRSRFGLRG; from the coding sequence ATGACCATCACCGGCATCATCAGTGCACTACTCGTCGGAATCGTCATCGGCGCACTCGGCCGGCTGGTCGTACCGGGCAAGCAGCACATTCCGATCTGGCTCACGATCGTGGTCGGGATCGTGGCGGCGTTCATCGGCACCGCCATCGCCAGGGCGCTCGGCATCCCGACGGTGACGGGCGGGATCGACTGGCTGGAGCTCATCGTGCAGGTGGTGGTCGCGGCCATCGGCGTGGCTCTGGTGGCAGGCATGTACGGACGGCGTCGATCCCGGTTCGGTCTCAGGGGCTGA
- the galK gene encoding galactokinase produces MSTFAELFGREPDGRWAGPGRVNLIGEHVDYADGLCLPFAIAQRTIVEVAKRDDDRLRLRSLSEEGGFDGELTDVGPGRPDGWSGYVAGVLWALRQAGHAVGGIDLLVTDSVPLGSGLSSSAALECGAALAVDDLFGLGLGSSADGRKVLVDACRRAENDVVGAQTGGMDQAASLLGTAGHALLLDTHDESTRQVPFAPAEYGLTLLVIDTKVRHSHADNEYGARRASVEKAADALGRPSLREATLEDLAALDADLLPRARHIVTEIDRVRRTVALLDAGRLAEIGPLLDASHASLAGDYEVSCTELDLACSTARAAGALGARMTGGGFGGSAIALVPADGADTVSGAVRAAFASAGYREPDIRATEPSAGAERVG; encoded by the coding sequence GTGAGTACGTTCGCGGAGCTCTTCGGACGCGAGCCGGACGGCCGCTGGGCCGGACCGGGCCGGGTCAACCTGATCGGCGAGCACGTCGACTACGCCGACGGCCTGTGCCTGCCGTTCGCGATCGCGCAGCGCACCATCGTCGAGGTCGCGAAGCGGGACGACGACCGGCTCCGGCTGCGCAGCCTCTCGGAGGAAGGCGGGTTCGACGGCGAGCTCACCGACGTCGGGCCGGGCCGGCCCGACGGCTGGTCGGGCTACGTCGCCGGGGTGCTGTGGGCGCTGCGGCAGGCCGGCCACGCGGTCGGCGGGATCGACCTGCTGGTCACCGACAGCGTGCCGCTCGGATCGGGGCTCTCCTCGTCCGCGGCGCTCGAGTGCGGGGCGGCCCTCGCCGTCGACGACCTGTTCGGGCTGGGCCTCGGCAGCTCGGCCGATGGCCGGAAGGTGCTCGTCGACGCGTGCCGCCGCGCGGAGAACGATGTGGTCGGCGCCCAGACCGGCGGCATGGACCAGGCGGCGTCGCTGCTCGGGACGGCGGGGCACGCGCTGCTGCTCGACACCCACGACGAGTCGACGCGCCAGGTCCCGTTCGCCCCGGCGGAGTACGGGCTCACCCTGCTCGTCATCGACACCAAGGTGCGGCACAGCCACGCCGACAACGAGTACGGCGCCCGCCGCGCCTCCGTGGAGAAGGCTGCGGACGCGCTCGGCAGGCCCAGTCTGCGTGAGGCCACCCTCGAGGACCTCGCCGCACTCGACGCCGACCTGCTCCCCCGCGCCCGGCACATCGTCACCGAGATCGACCGGGTGCGCCGCACGGTCGCATTGCTGGATGCCGGCCGGCTCGCCGAGATCGGCCCGCTGCTCGACGCCTCCCACGCCTCGCTCGCCGGGGACTACGAGGTGTCCTGCACCGAGCTCGACCTGGCCTGCTCCACGGCCAGGGCCGCGGGCGCCCTCGGCGCCCGGATGACCGGCGGCGGGTTCGGCGGCTCCGCCATCGCACTCGTGCCGGCGGACGGCGCCGACACGGTGTCGGGAGCGGTACGGGCGGCGTTCGCGTCGGCCGGCTACCGCGAACCGGACATCCGCGCCACCGAGCCGTCCGCGGGCGCCGAGCGGGTGGGGTGA
- the galT gene encoding galactose-1-phosphate uridylyltransferase: protein MRRTTALMADGRELIYFDDVTPDRVPPPDTRDLPKVQTGSIMRYDVLTGEWVAIAAHRQDRTFLPPADACPLCPTRPGRAPSEIPASDYDVVVFENRFPSFAQDVATDVPPEVDGDPLWPQRPAVGRCEVVCFTSDHNSSFGALPVERVRTVIEAWADRTAALSAMPGVEQVFPFENRGTEIGVTLEHPHGQIYAYPFVTPRTAQLLNRAAEHRQRTGRDLHDDVLAAERKAGTRVVRESTHFTVFVPAAARWPVEAHLVPHRPVRDFADLADEERAELAELYRDLLHRFEVYFDEAPHPPYIAGWHQAPVHTGRDLTRLHLRLFSLRRAPGKLKYLAGSESGAGAWINDALPERIAQRLREVGS from the coding sequence ATCCGGCGGACGACCGCCCTGATGGCCGACGGGCGCGAGCTGATCTACTTCGACGACGTCACGCCCGACCGCGTGCCGCCACCCGACACCCGTGACCTGCCGAAGGTGCAGACGGGGTCGATCATGCGTTACGACGTCCTGACCGGCGAGTGGGTGGCGATCGCGGCGCACCGCCAGGACCGCACGTTCCTCCCGCCTGCCGACGCGTGCCCGCTGTGCCCGACTCGGCCCGGCCGCGCGCCGTCGGAGATCCCGGCATCGGACTACGACGTGGTGGTGTTCGAGAACCGCTTCCCGTCGTTCGCCCAGGACGTCGCCACCGACGTTCCGCCCGAGGTGGACGGTGACCCCCTGTGGCCGCAGCGCCCTGCGGTCGGGCGGTGCGAGGTCGTCTGCTTCACCAGCGACCACAACTCCTCGTTCGGCGCGCTGCCCGTGGAGCGGGTGCGCACGGTGATCGAGGCGTGGGCCGACCGCACGGCCGCGCTGTCGGCGATGCCCGGCGTGGAGCAGGTGTTCCCGTTCGAGAACCGCGGCACCGAGATCGGCGTGACCCTCGAGCACCCGCACGGGCAGATCTACGCCTACCCGTTCGTCACCCCGCGCACCGCCCAGCTGCTGAACCGGGCGGCCGAGCACCGCCAGCGCACCGGCCGGGACCTTCACGACGACGTGCTGGCCGCCGAGCGCAAGGCCGGCACCCGCGTCGTCCGCGAGAGCACGCATTTCACGGTCTTCGTGCCCGCCGCGGCGCGCTGGCCGGTGGAGGCGCACCTCGTGCCGCACCGGCCCGTCCGCGACTTCGCCGACCTCGCCGATGAGGAGCGCGCCGAGCTGGCGGAGCTGTACCGCGACCTGCTGCACCGGTTCGAGGTGTACTTCGACGAGGCGCCGCACCCGCCGTACATCGCGGGCTGGCACCAGGCGCCCGTGCACACCGGGCGCGATCTCACCCGGCTGCACCTGCGGCTGTTCTCGCTGCGCCGCGCGCCCGGGAAGCTCAAGTACCTCGCCGGTTCGGAGTCGGGGGCCGGCGCCTGGATCAACGACGCGCTGCCGGAGCGGATCGCCCAGCGGCTGCGGGAGGTCGGATCGTGA
- a CDS encoding DeoR/GlpR family DNA-binding transcription regulator, whose product MLARQRQELILDAVRATGGVRVSELVDRLDVSDMTVRRDIDELARRGLVTRVHGGATATGGSVEEPGFAAKSTLHMAAKQAIAEAAAALIEPGASVALSAGTTTHAVASVLLGIPRLTVVTNSLRVAEVLHAAPRPDLTVVLTGGERTPSDALVGPVAVAALRGLHVDWLLMGVHGMDVGAGFTSPNLAEAETNRALLDSARQVAVVADNSKWGVVGLSTIATLDEADVVVSDDGLDPEARQVLEQSCGRLVLAA is encoded by the coding sequence ATGCTGGCCCGCCAGCGCCAGGAGCTGATACTCGACGCCGTGCGTGCCACGGGCGGTGTGCGGGTGTCGGAGCTGGTCGACCGGCTCGACGTCTCGGACATGACGGTGCGCCGCGACATCGACGAGCTCGCCCGGCGTGGGCTCGTCACCCGCGTGCACGGTGGCGCCACCGCAACGGGCGGTAGCGTCGAGGAACCCGGCTTCGCGGCCAAGTCGACGCTGCACATGGCCGCGAAACAGGCCATCGCCGAGGCGGCCGCCGCGCTCATCGAGCCGGGGGCGTCGGTGGCGCTGTCGGCGGGTACGACGACGCATGCGGTCGCGTCGGTGCTGCTGGGGATCCCGCGGCTCACGGTCGTCACGAACTCGCTGCGGGTGGCCGAGGTGCTGCACGCGGCGCCGCGCCCCGACCTCACGGTCGTGCTCACCGGCGGTGAGCGCACCCCGTCGGACGCGCTGGTCGGGCCGGTCGCGGTGGCGGCCCTGCGCGGGCTGCACGTCGACTGGTTGCTGATGGGGGTGCACGGGATGGACGTCGGTGCGGGCTTCACCAGCCCGAACCTGGCGGAGGCGGAGACGAACCGGGCGCTGCTCGACAGTGCCCGGCAGGTGGCCGTGGTGGCCGACAACTCGAAATGGGGAGTAGTGGGGTTGAGCACGATCGCGACCCTCGACGAGGCCGACGTCGTCGTGAGCGACGACGGCCTCGATCCGGAGGCCCGCCAGGTCCTGGAGCAGAGCTGCGGACGGCTGGTGCTGGCCGCATGA
- a CDS encoding beta-galactosidase yields the protein MLPFPGIAMGCDYNPEQWDPSVWREDVALMKEAGVGFVTLGVFSWAWLEPAPDEYDFERFDEVLELLHANGIAVDLATATASPPPWLTMRHPEVLPVDAEGRTLWQGSRQSWCPSSPVFRDHALQLVGELARRYGSHPAVKLWHVSNELGCHVVRCYCDVSAAAFRRWLVGRYGSIEKLNDAWGTAFWSQRYSSFDEVLPPRLTPTITNPSHELDFSRFSSDALLDYYRAERDVLRQLSPDVPVTTNLMVNPRQSGTDYFSWAPQLDLVSQDHYIDTRLPRPRAEQAFSDDLTRGVAGGEPWMLMESATSAVNWQPVNPAKKQGELLLDSLRHVARGADTVGFFQWRASKAGAEKYHSALVPHAGPDSARFREVVELGAALRKLGDVAGSRVEADVALLVDWEAWWACDLGSHPSCKVRYMDAALRWHRAVTELGATADVVHPSVDLSGYKLVIVPTLYLCTDETAAALRAYVDDGGHVLVTYFSGIVDEHDHVRLGGYPGAFRDLLGVRTEEFAPLMPGVTVALDDGSTADVWTELLEARDAEVVASYTDGPLPGTPALTRRAVGDGAAWYLATWLDDEATAALADRLTREAGVTRLEAPQPGLEVVRRGRYVFVLNRGDLPASVPATGVDLLTGDRADGEVRVAAGTAAVVESDEG from the coding sequence GTGCTCCCCTTCCCCGGCATCGCGATGGGATGCGACTACAACCCCGAGCAGTGGGACCCCTCGGTGTGGCGCGAGGACGTGGCGCTGATGAAGGAAGCCGGGGTCGGGTTCGTCACGCTCGGGGTGTTCTCGTGGGCATGGCTCGAGCCCGCACCCGACGAGTACGACTTCGAGCGGTTCGACGAGGTCCTCGAGCTGCTGCACGCGAACGGGATCGCCGTCGACCTGGCCACGGCCACCGCCTCGCCGCCGCCGTGGCTCACGATGCGGCACCCGGAGGTGCTGCCGGTCGACGCCGAGGGGCGCACACTGTGGCAGGGCAGCCGGCAGTCCTGGTGTCCGAGCTCCCCGGTGTTCCGCGACCACGCGCTCCAGCTCGTCGGCGAGCTCGCCCGCCGGTACGGCAGCCACCCGGCCGTGAAGCTGTGGCACGTCAGCAACGAGCTGGGGTGCCACGTCGTCAGGTGCTACTGCGACGTGAGCGCCGCGGCGTTCCGGCGCTGGCTCGTGGGCCGCTACGGCTCGATCGAGAAGCTGAACGACGCGTGGGGCACGGCGTTCTGGTCGCAGCGCTACTCCTCGTTCGACGAGGTGCTGCCGCCCCGGCTCACGCCCACGATCACCAATCCGAGCCACGAGCTCGACTTCTCCCGCTTCTCGTCCGACGCGCTGCTGGACTACTACCGCGCGGAGCGCGACGTCCTGCGCCAGCTCTCGCCGGACGTGCCCGTCACCACGAACCTGATGGTCAACCCGCGGCAGTCGGGCACCGACTACTTCAGCTGGGCGCCGCAGCTCGACCTCGTCTCGCAGGACCACTACATCGACACCCGGCTGCCCCGCCCCCGGGCCGAGCAGGCGTTCAGCGACGACCTCACGCGGGGCGTGGCGGGCGGCGAGCCGTGGATGCTCATGGAGTCGGCCACGAGCGCGGTGAACTGGCAGCCGGTGAACCCGGCGAAGAAGCAGGGTGAGCTGCTGCTCGACTCGCTGCGCCACGTCGCCCGCGGCGCTGACACCGTCGGGTTCTTCCAGTGGCGCGCGTCGAAGGCGGGCGCCGAGAAGTACCACTCGGCACTGGTGCCGCACGCCGGGCCGGACTCGGCGCGCTTCCGCGAGGTCGTGGAGCTCGGCGCGGCGCTGCGGAAGCTCGGCGACGTGGCCGGGAGCCGGGTGGAGGCCGACGTCGCGCTCCTCGTCGACTGGGAGGCTTGGTGGGCCTGCGACCTGGGCTCCCACCCCAGCTGCAAGGTCCGCTACATGGACGCGGCGCTGCGCTGGCACCGCGCGGTCACCGAGCTGGGCGCCACGGCCGACGTCGTGCACCCCTCGGTCGACCTGTCGGGCTACAAGCTGGTGATCGTCCCGACGCTGTACCTGTGCACGGACGAGACGGCGGCCGCGCTGCGGGCGTACGTCGATGACGGGGGGCACGTCCTTGTCACGTACTTCTCCGGGATCGTCGACGAGCACGACCACGTCCGGCTCGGCGGCTACCCGGGAGCGTTCCGCGACCTGCTCGGCGTGCGCACCGAGGAGTTCGCGCCGCTCATGCCAGGGGTCACCGTCGCACTCGACGACGGGAGCACCGCCGACGTCTGGACCGAGCTCCTCGAAGCGCGCGACGCGGAGGTCGTCGCGAGCTACACCGACGGGCCGCTGCCCGGTACGCCCGCGCTCACCCGGCGTGCCGTCGGCGATGGCGCGGCCTGGTATCTCGCCACGTGGCTGGACGACGAGGCCACGGCCGCGCTCGCCGACCGGCTCACCCGCGAGGCGGGCGTCACGCGGCTGGAGGCGCCGCAGCCGGGCCTGGAGGTGGTGCGCCGCGGCCGGTACGTGTTCGTGCTCAACCGCGGCGACCTGCCGGCGAGCGTCCCGGCCACCGGCGTCGACCTGCTCACCGGTGACCGCGCCGACGGCGAGGTGCGCGTGGCGGCGGGCACCGCGGCCGTCGTCGAGTCTGACGAGGGCTGA